Proteins from a single region of Lates calcarifer isolate ASB-BC8 linkage group LG19, TLL_Latcal_v3, whole genome shotgun sequence:
- the mrpl33 gene encoding 39S ribosomal protein L33, mitochondrial, with protein sequence MFLTTVNLAKAKSKTILVQMMSAAGTGYFFNTRRNRLRDKLVLRKHDPIVNKHVLFFEKRKIRSI encoded by the exons ATGTTTCTTACCACCGTAAACT TGGCTAAGGCAAAATCAAA GACCATCCTGGTGCAGATGATGAGCGCGGCAGGGACAGGTTACTTTTTCAACACACGGAGGAACCGTCTCAGAGACAAACTGGTGCTGCGCAAACATGATCCAATTG TGAACAAGCATGTCCTATTCTTTGAGAAGAGGAAGATCAGATCGATTtaa